A genomic segment from Streptomyces antibioticus encodes:
- a CDS encoding PIN domain-containing protein yields MSGALVLDSESLAKAVQRDREIHEWLTAARDADLPVITSAAVLVEVIHPKINDAALKWTLSRLNVEPVTQSVAQSAAALLRAAGLHGHKYAIDAILCATALQHPGRVTILTSDVEDIELLTADHSRVSAEKV; encoded by the coding sequence ATGAGCGGTGCCCTGGTCCTGGACAGCGAGAGCCTTGCGAAGGCCGTACAGCGCGATCGGGAGATCCACGAGTGGCTGACTGCGGCTCGCGACGCGGACCTGCCGGTGATCACGTCGGCCGCCGTACTGGTCGAGGTGATCCACCCGAAGATCAACGACGCCGCGCTGAAGTGGACCCTGTCCCGCCTGAATGTCGAGCCGGTGACCCAATCCGTCGCACAATCCGCTGCCGCCCTGCTGCGCGCGGCAGGACTGCACGGCCACAAGTACGCCATCGACGCCATACTGTGCGCGACCGCCCTCCAGCATCCCGGCAGGGTGACGATCCTGACCTCGGACGTGGAAGACATCGAACTGCTCACCGCCGACCACTCACGCGTGAGCGCGGAGAAGGTCTGA
- a CDS encoding Imm32 family immunity protein, which produces MGGRRTHRGPQPGWGDHDRGQRCRAEDPGGHLLPLAQDGTPDGAHLHVEDSNGLERGSASLVLERCDGE; this is translated from the coding sequence CTGGGAGGACGACGCACGCATCGAGGTCCGCAACCTGGGTGGGGAGATCATGATCGAGGCCAACGCTGCCGGGCTGAGGACCCTGGCGGCCACCTCCTCCCGCTCGCCCAGGACGGCACACCAGATGGCGCCCACCTCCACGTGGAAGACAGCAATGGGCTCGAAAGGGGCTCCGCGAGCCTGGTCCTGGAAAGGTGCGACGGCGAATGA
- a CDS encoding DUF1152 domain-containing protein — MTRLIVAAGGGGDAVAAAMLHAALYGDEGPAVILTYAWDRLLIDPVPGPRYADDFTGLEPLTPAVWKVPEEARPIAPAGSTLPRLAAELPHTMVLLDPIRGAEGITRQLAELVTHLRPASVDLLDVGGDVLARGDEPTLKSPLADSLTLAACGQVNVPVRLLIAGPGLDGELSHEDLRNLLGPTVHTFTTKDTDPIAPVLDWHPSEATGMLAAAARGVRGTCEVRDAGLPIPLTDESPTVHEVDLDEALSRNELAHALMSTTTLAEAESLSREICGFSEIDYERSKAFRLQGQKPTMLDPESALRQLAEFEAEARSRGVTHTTFRHLTEILNLDGSQRDDLRRLLISSRPEQHAAPLWSVNQ; from the coding sequence ATGACGCGGTTGATCGTCGCAGCAGGAGGAGGGGGCGACGCGGTCGCCGCCGCAATGCTTCACGCCGCCCTGTACGGCGACGAAGGCCCGGCGGTAATCCTCACGTACGCGTGGGACCGCCTACTGATCGACCCGGTACCGGGCCCTCGATACGCCGACGACTTCACCGGCCTCGAACCCCTCACCCCGGCCGTCTGGAAGGTGCCGGAGGAGGCCCGCCCGATCGCACCGGCAGGCTCGACGCTCCCACGCCTGGCGGCAGAACTCCCGCACACAATGGTGCTGCTGGACCCGATCCGCGGCGCCGAGGGCATCACGCGCCAGCTCGCCGAACTGGTCACTCACCTACGGCCGGCCTCGGTCGATCTCCTGGACGTCGGCGGCGACGTGCTGGCCCGGGGCGACGAACCGACCCTGAAAAGCCCACTGGCCGACTCACTGACACTGGCAGCGTGCGGCCAAGTGAACGTACCTGTCCGTCTGTTGATCGCCGGCCCCGGCTTGGACGGCGAACTGTCCCACGAGGACCTGCGAAACCTGCTCGGCCCCACCGTCCACACCTTCACGACGAAAGACACGGACCCGATCGCCCCGGTCCTGGACTGGCACCCCTCCGAGGCGACAGGCATGCTCGCGGCAGCCGCCCGAGGCGTACGCGGCACATGCGAGGTCCGGGACGCCGGCCTCCCCATCCCTCTGACCGACGAGAGCCCGACCGTCCACGAAGTCGACCTGGACGAGGCCCTGAGCCGCAACGAACTCGCCCACGCACTCATGTCGACCACCACCCTGGCCGAGGCAGAGTCCCTCAGCCGCGAGATCTGCGGCTTCTCCGAAATCGACTACGAGCGCAGCAAGGCCTTCCGGCTCCAGGGGCAAAAGCCGACGATGCTCGACCCCGAATCGGCACTCCGCCAACTCGCCGAGTTCGAGGCAGAGGCCCGAAGCCGCGGAGTCACTCACACAACGTTCCGCCACCTCACCGAGATCCTGAACCTCGACGGCTCACAGCGTGACGACCTACGTCGGCTTCTCATCAGTAGCCGACCAGAGCAGCACGCGGCTCCATTGTGGAGCGTGAACCAATGA
- a CDS encoding GntR family transcriptional regulator, with product MPQIEETQPKYLQIAHFIRDQILRGDLRPGDEVPSERQLASDWKVSRPTAARSLEALSHQGLVEKRQGSGTYVRNLEVNRRARELYGRARQTGKIYTSGEYAVITSAGWRDAPDHVAEALGLVKDRRAVRRRRVTSDQDGPITLSTSWFAPETGRRAPKLLEPERIQEGTLLYVENMTGRQGSYAEDRMCARQATEEEAADLQLDAGTAVLIVHHVVFDLQDRPLEFAEATYPPHRWAFEQGYPLT from the coding sequence ATGCCTCAGATCGAGGAGACGCAGCCGAAGTATCTCCAGATCGCTCACTTCATCCGCGATCAGATCCTGCGGGGCGATCTGCGGCCCGGAGACGAGGTCCCCTCGGAGCGGCAGTTGGCGTCGGACTGGAAGGTGTCCCGGCCTACGGCCGCACGGTCACTGGAGGCGCTGAGTCACCAGGGGCTTGTCGAGAAGCGGCAGGGATCCGGCACATACGTGCGGAACCTCGAAGTGAATCGGCGGGCGCGGGAGTTGTACGGGCGGGCTCGGCAGACCGGGAAGATCTACACGTCTGGTGAGTACGCCGTGATCACGTCGGCGGGGTGGCGGGATGCGCCGGATCATGTTGCCGAGGCGTTGGGCCTGGTGAAGGACCGGCGGGCGGTGCGCCGCCGACGGGTGACCAGCGACCAGGACGGGCCCATCACGCTGTCCACCTCGTGGTTCGCGCCGGAGACCGGTCGGCGTGCGCCCAAGCTCCTGGAGCCGGAACGGATCCAGGAGGGCACTCTGCTGTACGTCGAGAACATGACCGGACGGCAGGGGAGTTACGCCGAGGACCGCATGTGTGCTCGGCAGGCGACCGAGGAGGAGGCGGCTGACCTCCAGCTTGACGCGGGAACAGCGGTGTTGATCGTGCACCACGTCGTCTTCGACCTCCAGGACCGGCCGTTGGAGTTCGCCGAAGCCACCTATCCGCCGCATCGCTGGGCGTTCGAACAGGGCTATCCGCTCACCTGA
- a CDS encoding ATP-binding protein, giving the protein MAPYNPACSIDDCSLMISELVTNAIRYGHADEPWLVRVEWFRVGTALRIEVHNPGFPANVRLRHPDANDAHGRGLLLVDSIAESWHSGPSRFGGTVVSFVVADAWPS; this is encoded by the coding sequence ATCGCCCCGTACAACCCGGCCTGCTCCATCGACGACTGCTCCTTGATGATCTCGGAGCTGGTGACCAATGCCATCCGCTATGGGCACGCCGACGAGCCGTGGCTGGTGCGGGTGGAGTGGTTCAGAGTCGGCACCGCACTCCGGATCGAGGTCCACAACCCCGGCTTTCCGGCGAACGTGCGACTGCGGCACCCGGACGCCAACGACGCACACGGGCGCGGGCTGCTCCTGGTGGACTCGATCGCCGAGTCGTGGCATTCCGGACCCAGCCGCTTCGGCGGAACGGTGGTCTCGTTCGTGGTCGCCGATGCCTGGCCGTCGTGA
- the dcd gene encoding dCTP deaminase — protein MLLSDKDIRAEIDAGRVRIDPYDESMVQPSSIDVRLDRFFRVFENHRYPHIDPAVEQADLTRLVEPEGDEPFILHPGEFVLASTYEVITLPDDLASRLEGKSSLGRLGLVTHSTAGFIDPGFSGHVTLELSNLATLPIKLWPGMKIGQLCMFRLSSSAEHPYGSERYGSRYQGQRGPTASRSFLNFHRTQV, from the coding sequence GTGCTTCTCTCAGACAAGGACATCCGGGCCGAGATCGACGCCGGGCGCGTGCGGATCGATCCCTACGACGAATCCATGGTGCAGCCGTCGAGCATCGACGTACGTCTCGACCGCTTCTTCCGGGTGTTCGAGAACCACCGGTACCCCCACATCGACCCCGCCGTCGAGCAGGCCGATCTGACGCGGCTCGTGGAGCCGGAGGGGGACGAGCCGTTCATCCTGCACCCGGGTGAGTTCGTGCTCGCGTCCACGTACGAGGTGATCACCCTCCCGGACGACCTGGCGTCGCGTCTCGAAGGCAAGAGTTCCCTCGGCCGGCTCGGACTGGTCACGCACTCGACCGCCGGGTTCATCGACCCCGGCTTCTCCGGGCACGTGACCCTCGAACTGTCGAACCTCGCCACCCTGCCCATCAAGCTCTGGCCCGGCATGAAGATCGGGCAGCTCTGCATGTTCCGGCTCTCCTCGTCGGCCGAGCACCCTTACGGCAGTGAGCGGTACGGCTCCCGCTACCAGGGGCAGCGTGGGCCGACCGCCTCCCGGTCCTTCCTCAACTTCCACCGCACGCAGGTGTGA
- a CDS encoding phosphoribosyltransferase yields MTDLRENLTYERFGTAVRELAQTIADDGYEPDIVLSIARGGVFVAGGLAYALDCKNLHLVNVEFYTGVGTTLEMPVMLAPVPNVIDFSDKKVLITDDVADTGKTLKLVRDFCLDTVAEVRSAVIYEKSHSLVKCEYVWKRTDEWINFPWSVLPPVVRRSGQVLDA; encoded by the coding sequence ATGACCGACCTCCGCGAGAACCTGACCTACGAGCGTTTCGGCACCGCCGTCCGTGAGCTGGCGCAGACCATCGCCGACGACGGCTACGAGCCGGACATCGTCCTCTCCATCGCCCGCGGCGGCGTCTTCGTCGCCGGCGGGCTGGCCTACGCCCTCGACTGCAAGAACCTCCACCTGGTGAACGTGGAGTTCTACACGGGCGTCGGCACGACCCTTGAGATGCCGGTCATGCTCGCGCCCGTGCCGAACGTGATCGACTTCTCCGACAAGAAGGTCCTGATCACCGACGACGTCGCCGACACCGGCAAGACCCTGAAACTGGTCCGCGACTTCTGCCTCGACACCGTCGCCGAGGTCCGCAGCGCGGTCATCTACGAGAAGTCCCACTCCCTCGTGAAATGCGAGTACGTGTGGAAGCGCACCGACGAGTGGATCAACTTCCCGTGGAGTGTCCTGCCTCCGGTGGTCAGGCGGAGCGGGCAGGTGTTGGACGCCTGA
- a CDS encoding DUF5994 family protein produces MTATISLSPTLEAEDPSTWSARSAQASSSSLRLSLAPNGPAPALLDGAWWPRSRDLEAELPALAAVLDPLWGRITRVTVNPTHWPVVPRKVPVAGHVMHVGWFGAEQDPHELMLLSYGTGRWNLLVIPPETDPASAAWLMAAASDPSGTSTASRLMEEAAARTRAAVSETDRAVEAVWDSEGGRPSPSPSRDAAAVRTTGSGDPVR; encoded by the coding sequence ATGACTGCGACCATCTCCCTCTCGCCGACACTCGAAGCCGAAGACCCGTCCACGTGGTCCGCCCGGTCCGCCCAGGCATCCTCGTCCTCGCTACGACTGTCGCTCGCTCCCAACGGCCCCGCACCGGCCCTGCTGGACGGTGCGTGGTGGCCCCGTTCCCGTGATCTCGAAGCGGAACTCCCCGCCTTGGCCGCCGTACTGGATCCGCTGTGGGGGCGGATCACCCGCGTCACGGTGAATCCGACCCACTGGCCGGTCGTCCCGCGCAAGGTGCCCGTCGCCGGGCATGTGATGCACGTCGGCTGGTTCGGGGCCGAACAGGACCCGCACGAACTGATGTTGCTCTCCTACGGAACGGGCCGCTGGAATCTCCTGGTGATCCCGCCGGAGACGGATCCCGCGTCGGCCGCCTGGCTGATGGCCGCCGCGAGCGACCCGTCGGGTACGTCGACCGCGAGCCGGTTGATGGAGGAGGCGGCGGCGCGCACGCGGGCGGCAGTGTCCGAGACCGACCGGGCCGTGGAAGCCGTCTGGGACTCCGAAGGCGGCCGGCCGAGCCCGAGCCCCAGCCGCGACGCGGCCGCGGTGCGGACGACCGGGTCCGGTGACCCAGTTCGGTGA
- a CDS encoding STAS domain-containing protein, with protein sequence MHPPQLNVHRHDRDNHALITLAGEIDLTTAPLVSAALAGCLGDGIRGIDVDLTEVTFCDASGLNAFLASFRLVTDAGTSLRLHYPSQTMARVIDITGSGFLLHPALTGRTRSRRMPLTAAGGAW encoded by the coding sequence ATGCACCCTCCCCAACTGAACGTTCACCGGCACGACCGCGACAACCACGCTCTGATCACCCTCGCCGGAGAGATCGACCTGACCACCGCACCCCTCGTGTCCGCGGCGCTCGCCGGGTGCCTCGGCGACGGCATCCGTGGCATCGACGTCGACCTCACGGAGGTCACCTTCTGCGACGCCAGCGGACTCAACGCCTTTCTCGCGTCGTTCAGGCTCGTCACGGATGCCGGGACGTCCCTGAGGCTGCACTACCCGTCCCAGACCATGGCCCGCGTCATCGACATCACGGGCTCGGGATTCCTGCTGCACCCGGCGCTCACCGGCCGCACCCGCTCGCGCCGGATGCCCCTCACCGCCGCCGGCGGTGCGTGGTGA
- a CDS encoding IS630 family transposase has protein sequence MSDLVGDARHLSPSAQEALRLRAVAALVAGRDREDVAAVFGVSLKAVDIWWAKWLAGGREALVMRPRGKPVGVHQVLGEAEQAAVRQAVLDHRPCDVGLSGQLWTRRLIGDLIAKLYRVRLTEPGVGKYLKRWGLSFQRPDKRAVEQDPEAVRRWHAETWPKIRARAKEDGGEILFADQVGIRSDQVTGRTWGEKGKTPVVRRAGNRFSVNAMSAISTKGRMHFMVFTESFTAEVMCRFLDRLAGHFDHKVHLVVDGHSAHRSKKVRDWLAAHPDDVELHFLPPYSPELNPDELVNADLKHSLPKQHRARNQAELAAETRRFFRRRQRQPHIVRGYFGGPHVRYVLDENPMSF, from the coding sequence GTGAGCGATCTGGTGGGGGACGCGCGGCATCTGTCGCCGTCGGCGCAGGAGGCCCTGCGGCTGCGGGCGGTGGCCGCGTTGGTGGCGGGGCGGGACCGTGAGGACGTGGCGGCGGTGTTCGGGGTGTCGCTGAAGGCCGTCGACATCTGGTGGGCGAAGTGGCTGGCCGGCGGTCGGGAGGCTCTGGTGATGCGGCCGCGTGGTAAGCCGGTCGGGGTGCACCAGGTGCTCGGGGAGGCCGAGCAGGCCGCTGTGCGGCAGGCGGTCCTCGATCACCGGCCCTGTGACGTGGGGCTGAGTGGGCAGTTGTGGACGCGGCGGCTGATCGGTGACCTGATCGCGAAGCTGTACCGGGTACGGCTGACCGAACCGGGGGTGGGCAAGTACCTGAAGCGGTGGGGTCTTTCCTTCCAGCGCCCGGACAAGAGGGCCGTCGAGCAGGACCCCGAGGCCGTCCGGCGCTGGCACGCCGAGACCTGGCCCAAGATCCGGGCGAGGGCGAAGGAGGACGGTGGGGAGATTCTCTTCGCCGACCAGGTCGGCATCCGCTCCGACCAGGTCACAGGCCGCACCTGGGGAGAGAAGGGCAAGACCCCCGTCGTGCGACGGGCCGGGAACCGGTTCTCGGTGAACGCGATGTCGGCGATCAGCACCAAGGGCCGGATGCACTTCATGGTCTTCACCGAGAGTTTCACCGCCGAGGTGATGTGCCGCTTCCTGGACCGGCTCGCCGGCCACTTCGACCACAAGGTCCATCTCGTGGTCGACGGGCACTCCGCCCACCGCTCGAAGAAGGTCCGCGACTGGCTCGCAGCCCACCCCGACGACGTCGAGCTGCACTTCCTGCCCCCGTACTCGCCCGAGCTCAACCCCGACGAACTCGTCAACGCCGACCTCAAGCACAGCCTGCCCAAGCAGCACCGAGCCCGGAACCAGGCCGAACTCGCCGCCGAGACCCGCCGCTTCTTCCGCAGACGCCAGCGCCAGCCGCACATCGTCCGCGGCTACTTCGGCGGCCCACACGTCCGCTACGTCCTGGACGAGAACCCCATGAGTTTCTGA
- a CDS encoding ice-binding family protein, with product MKLKFPKFPQPGGGRRTVSGVLGSALAATVATVMVAVTPTPASAIALPVPLGTTASYSVLAGQGVTNVGPTVLDHDLGSHPNGAFTGFPPGLVLGAVHPADAAAAQAKSDLVVAYNNAAGQLEGQAPDFPLAAGIGGGQELLPGVHRATSGVGLTGDLILNAGGNPNAVWVFQIPEALTTAVSSRILFTNGASPCNVFWQIGSSATIGGSSTFVGTIMALTSIFVGSGATIEGRALARNGEVTLNNNRIFLNGCSTSTTGGTTTGTTAGTTTGTTTGTTAGTTTSGGLLSGGLVSGGLLGGPIVGTGGTSGNVAGNTSGNTAGNTAGNTTSGNTAGNTAGNATLGNTSGGNGGGHDHAPGRPAHGVKPGKPGKPHHGGKPDLGPHIHPGKHDQGKPGHGKPDHGKQPDKDYGYGDLPKGYGGDSHAKGHNG from the coding sequence ATGAAGCTGAAGTTCCCGAAATTCCCTCAACCAGGCGGTGGCCGCCGCACCGTGTCAGGCGTGCTGGGCTCCGCCCTCGCCGCGACCGTCGCCACCGTGATGGTCGCCGTGACGCCCACCCCGGCGTCGGCGATCGCCCTGCCCGTACCCCTGGGCACGACCGCCAGCTACTCCGTCCTGGCGGGCCAGGGAGTCACCAACGTCGGCCCCACGGTGCTCGACCACGACCTCGGATCGCACCCGAACGGCGCGTTCACCGGATTCCCGCCCGGCCTGGTGCTCGGGGCCGTACACCCGGCGGACGCCGCGGCCGCGCAGGCCAAGAGCGATCTGGTCGTGGCGTACAACAATGCGGCCGGCCAACTGGAGGGCCAGGCACCGGACTTCCCGCTCGCCGCGGGAATCGGCGGGGGCCAGGAGCTGCTCCCGGGCGTCCACCGGGCCACCTCGGGTGTCGGACTCACCGGCGACCTGATCCTGAACGCCGGCGGCAACCCCAACGCGGTCTGGGTCTTCCAGATCCCGGAAGCCCTGACGACGGCCGTCAGCAGCCGGATCCTCTTCACGAACGGCGCCTCGCCGTGCAACGTGTTCTGGCAGATCGGCAGTTCGGCGACCATCGGCGGCAGCTCCACCTTCGTCGGCACCATCATGGCTCTGACCTCGATCTTCGTGGGATCGGGAGCGACCATCGAGGGCCGGGCGCTGGCCCGTAACGGCGAAGTGACGCTGAACAACAACCGGATCTTCCTCAACGGCTGCTCGACGTCCACCACCGGCGGCACGACGACCGGTACCACCGCCGGCACCACCACCGGTACGACGACCGGCACCACCGCGGGCACGACCACCAGCGGCGGGCTCCTGAGCGGCGGACTCGTCTCGGGCGGCCTCCTGGGCGGACCCATCGTCGGGACCGGCGGCACCTCGGGCAACGTCGCCGGCAACACGTCCGGGAACACCGCGGGCAACACCGCCGGGAACACGACCTCCGGCAACACCGCGGGCAACACGGCCGGCAACGCCACCCTCGGCAACACCTCCGGCGGCAACGGTGGCGGACACGACCACGCGCCCGGCCGACCCGCCCACGGCGTCAAGCCCGGCAAGCCCGGAAAGCCGCACCACGGCGGCAAGCCCGACCTCGGCCCGCACATCCACCCGGGCAAGCACGACCAGGGCAAGCCCGGCCACGGCAAGCCCGATCACGGCAAGCAGCCCGACAAGGACTACGGCTACGGCGACCTGCCCAAGGGCTACGGCGGCGACAGCCACGCCAAGGGCCACAACGGCTAG
- a CDS encoding DUF5819 family protein, protein MDVGVETGTDAGADVGTDGKVRRSARAGRSGLRATAILFPILCLAMALVHVFLLFLHVAPANTVSKRYSPLINAWVYPLFEQNWRLFAPDPESVNRQILVRTAHTGSDGSTRVSSWFDLTAVDTAAVEHQPFPSHTAQNMLRRAWAGYVESHGGDDTAHTERARMMRTYLSNIAADRVAAHTGDPFEFIQLRVVTLPIAASGSAAGDRSRTPVENRRLPWWKVSGHAQ, encoded by the coding sequence GTGGACGTCGGCGTGGAGACCGGCACAGATGCCGGCGCGGATGTCGGCACGGACGGGAAGGTGCGAAGAAGCGCCCGTGCGGGGAGATCCGGGCTGCGGGCCACCGCGATTCTGTTCCCGATCCTGTGCCTGGCGATGGCCCTGGTCCATGTGTTTCTGCTGTTTCTTCACGTGGCACCGGCCAATACCGTCTCCAAGCGATACAGCCCCCTGATCAACGCATGGGTGTATCCCCTTTTCGAACAGAATTGGCGGCTTTTCGCCCCCGATCCCGAATCCGTCAACCGGCAGATTCTGGTGAGAACCGCGCACACCGGCTCCGACGGATCGACGCGGGTGAGTTCCTGGTTCGACCTGACCGCCGTGGACACGGCGGCGGTCGAGCACCAGCCGTTCCCGAGCCACACGGCGCAGAACATGCTGCGGCGCGCCTGGGCCGGATACGTCGAATCGCACGGCGGCGACGACACGGCGCACACGGAACGCGCCCGGATGATGCGGACGTACCTGAGCAACATCGCCGCGGACCGCGTCGCCGCCCACACCGGCGACCCCTTCGAGTTCATCCAGCTCCGCGTCGTCACCCTGCCCATCGCCGCGTCCGGCTCCGCCGCCGGAGATCGCTCGCGGACGCCCGTCGAGAACCGGCGTCTGCCCTGGTGGAAGGTGTCCGGCCATGCACAGTGA
- a CDS encoding HTTM domain-containing protein: MHSETRRTAAAGVGPRLADRIAAGRDLLTGRPVSLYGAAVLRIGYGLLYLVFLLREFPHRAEIWGPDSPWTPALSKQLFEQTGWFSVLTLSDSRAYFELCYALALVTAALFTLGWRTRVLSVLFAVMVTSFHARAIFMTDGGDNLVLLMALYLVLTACGRRWSLDARRHRRRKAGREGERSGVRTQLLDARTTLVTVLHNCGMLVIAAQVCLLYGSAGLYKVQGGSWGDGTALHFVLNLELFRPWPALSHFVDQHTLAIAVAGYTTVLLQVAFPFVLFGRLKYPVLTMLLGMHLGIAVLMGLPLFSGAMIVADAVFLPDRFYASLPRLCRRVLRRTGRPPEVPGPAAGSGTVPAQGGPDRTASRASTP; the protein is encoded by the coding sequence ATGCACAGTGAGACACGGAGGACCGCGGCCGCAGGCGTCGGCCCGAGGCTCGCCGACCGGATCGCCGCCGGACGGGACCTCCTGACCGGCCGCCCGGTGTCCCTGTACGGCGCGGCGGTGCTGCGCATCGGCTACGGACTGCTCTACCTGGTCTTCCTGCTGCGCGAGTTCCCGCACCGCGCCGAGATCTGGGGCCCCGACTCCCCGTGGACGCCGGCCCTGTCCAAGCAACTCTTCGAGCAGACCGGCTGGTTCAGCGTCCTGACCCTGTCCGACAGCCGCGCCTACTTCGAGCTGTGCTACGCGCTCGCGCTCGTCACCGCCGCGCTGTTCACGCTGGGCTGGCGGACCCGCGTCCTGTCCGTCCTCTTCGCCGTCATGGTGACCTCGTTCCACGCCCGCGCGATCTTCATGACGGACGGGGGCGACAACCTGGTCCTGCTGATGGCCCTCTACCTCGTCCTCACCGCGTGCGGCCGCCGCTGGTCCCTGGACGCGCGCCGACACCGGCGGAGGAAGGCGGGGCGCGAGGGTGAGCGTTCGGGCGTACGGACACAACTCCTCGACGCCCGCACCACCTTGGTCACCGTGCTGCACAACTGCGGCATGCTCGTCATCGCGGCCCAGGTCTGTCTTCTCTACGGTTCCGCCGGCCTGTACAAGGTCCAGGGCGGTTCCTGGGGCGACGGCACCGCCCTCCACTTCGTCCTGAACCTCGAACTCTTCCGACCCTGGCCGGCGCTCTCCCACTTCGTGGACCAGCACACGCTCGCGATCGCCGTCGCCGGCTATACGACCGTGCTCCTCCAGGTGGCCTTCCCCTTCGTGCTCTTCGGCAGGCTCAAGTACCCGGTGCTCACCATGCTGTTGGGTATGCACCTCGGCATCGCGGTGCTCATGGGGCTGCCGCTCTTCTCCGGCGCGATGATCGTCGCGGACGCCGTCTTCCTTCCGGACCGCTTCTACGCGTCCCTGCCTCGCCTCTGCCGGCGCGTGCTGCGGCGGACGGGCAGGCCACCGGAGGTGCCCGGACCGGCGGCGGGATCCGGAACCGTACCCGCGCAGGGCGGGCCGGACCGTACCGCGTCCCGGGCCTCGACACCGTGA
- a CDS encoding Yip1 family protein: MSQLGRKAGSGSPGPARHSPGPGTFDDVAGFRIGRGGRNDRAPQARPQHPPYGQQAPQGPSAGPSGPSYGYPQAPQPPYGRPSGNAGGGWPAARGGHGGGHGGHGGHHGGQGGQGGEPEYFGDGGYPPGPGGHGGPDPYAANNPGHTQAFSVDDHHHAPYGPPQPSGPIGPRLHWKDLLRGIVTSPDRTFLQMRDYTMWGPALVVTFLYGLLAVFGFDTAREDAINATLSNAIPIVLTTAVAMVVSFFVLGVVTHSLARQLGGNGAWQPTVGLSMLITSLTDAPRLIVAMFFGGDASFVQLLGWATWVAAGALLTLMVRRSHDLPWPKALGASAIQLIALLSIVKLGTF, translated from the coding sequence ATGTCACAGCTCGGCCGCAAAGCCGGGTCCGGGAGCCCGGGCCCGGCACGTCACTCTCCGGGACCAGGTACGTTCGATGACGTGGCTGGATTCAGGATCGGACGCGGCGGACGGAACGACCGCGCCCCGCAAGCGCGACCGCAACACCCTCCCTACGGGCAGCAGGCGCCCCAGGGCCCGTCGGCCGGGCCTTCGGGGCCGTCGTACGGCTACCCGCAGGCACCGCAGCCGCCGTACGGCAGACCGTCCGGGAACGCCGGAGGCGGCTGGCCGGCGGCCCGCGGCGGACACGGCGGCGGTCATGGGGGCCATGGCGGACACCACGGCGGCCAGGGCGGCCAGGGCGGTGAACCGGAGTACTTCGGCGACGGCGGCTACCCGCCCGGCCCCGGCGGACACGGCGGTCCGGACCCGTACGCGGCGAACAACCCGGGTCACACCCAGGCGTTCTCCGTCGACGACCACCACCACGCGCCCTACGGCCCGCCGCAGCCGTCCGGACCCATCGGTCCGCGCCTGCACTGGAAGGACCTGTTGCGGGGGATCGTGACCTCCCCCGACCGCACGTTCCTCCAGATGCGCGACTACACGATGTGGGGCCCCGCCCTCGTCGTCACGTTCCTGTACGGCCTGCTCGCGGTGTTCGGCTTCGACACCGCGCGCGAGGACGCGATCAACGCGACGCTGTCCAACGCCATCCCGATCGTCCTGACGACGGCCGTGGCGATGGTGGTGTCGTTCTTCGTCCTGGGCGTGGTCACCCACAGCCTGGCCCGCCAGCTCGGCGGCAACGGCGCCTGGCAGCCGACGGTCGGCCTCTCCATGCTGATCACGTCGCTCACGGACGCCCCGCGTCTGATCGTCGCGATGTTCTTCGGCGGCGACGCGTCCTTCGTCCAACTCCTCGGCTGGGCCACCTGGGTGGCCGCGGGCGCCCTGCTGACCCTCATGGTCCGCCGCTCCCACGACCTCCCCTGGCCGAAGGCCCTGGGCGCGTCGGCGATCCAGCTCATCGCGCTGCTGTCGATCGTGAAGCTGGGCACGTTCTAG